A region of the Mycoplasma capricolum subsp. capricolum ATCC 27343 genome:
GTTAAATAATTATCTGCTCTATCTAACATATTTAAAACACTTTTATTATTAGCAGCAGCAATAATTTGCTTTGAATTAGTTGCTATAGAAGTGTTTCTTGACAAAATCCCATCAATCATTCCTTCTAATCAACCAAAATCTTGATATTTTCCAGTTATTTTTAAAACTGGTTCTTTACTATTGATTATATCTCCATCATTTAAAGCATATATCTCTAAATCATTAAAATTAGGAGAAGCAAATTTCAAAAGATCTATAACCTCATTAATACCACATAAAACTACATTATCATTTCTTTGAAAAAATTGCATTGTAACTTTTTGATCGGGTTTAAAATTTTTTAGAATTTCTACAGTTTTTTTAAAGTAATCAGCTATAAAATAACCATCTTTTATTCTAGGGTCAAATTTAAACTTGATCTTGTTTTGCATAATATTCCTTTCAAAAACTTTCACCAATTTTATTATTATATTCACTACCTAAATCAATAATTCCTTGTTGGTCGTTTTCAATGTTTAACTCTTTATAGCTACACAACATTCCAAATGAATCAACACCTCTAATTTTACTTTGTACAATTTGAGTTCCATTTGGTAATCAACTATTTAATGTTGCTACAACAGAAATCATTTTTTTTCTAACATTGCTTGCACCACAAATTATTTGTAAAATTTCATTTTTAATATCTACTTGACAAATGTTTAAGTGAGTTCCTTCAATAGGTTCGCAATCAATAATTCTTCCTATTAAAAATTGTTGTTCTTGATTAATTGAAATAATGTCTTTTAAAGTTTGAATAACATAATTTACTACTTTTGGATCTTCAGAACAAAATCCTGATTTCAAATCTAAATTTTGATCAACATTAAAAATATTTACACCGATTATTTGATCATTATTTTTCAATATTGTTATATTATTTATTTGTTGAGTTGATGTAACTTTTTTATTATAAAAACTTACCAACAAACTATTGAACTGTTTACTATAAAAAATTCCAAATTTTATGTTATTCACAGTCAATATCCATCTTGTTACCATTGTATTATATTATATCAATTTATATAATTTAAATAAATAAATAGAAATGGGTGGTTAATATAAAAATAGCAGTTCTTACTGATTCATCTTTTGATGGAAAAGTTAGTGATTATCAAGACCTTTATGTGATTCCTTTAATGATCGTAACTCAAGATAATCAAACATATTATGATGATGAAAATTTATCAAAAGATAAGTTTTATAATCTCTTAAACACACAGGTTTTAAAAACTAGCCAAACAACTCCTGGAGATATGTTAAAAATGTGAGATGAACTATTAACTAAATATGATCAAGTCGTTTTTTTACCAATTTCAAAAGGATTAAGTGGACAATACAACACTTTTAAAATGTTACAACAAACTGAAGAAAAATATGAAAATAAAGTTTTTGTATGTGATACTAGCGCAGTTAGTGTTGTTATGCAAGAAGTTGTTAACAAAGTATTTATGTGAATAAAAGAAAATAAAACTGGACAAGAAATTTCAGAATTAGTTGAAAAATTAGCGGATGATTTTTTAACATATATTATCCCAAAAAACTTAGATACTTTAAAACAGGGTGGAAGAATTTCTCCAGCCGCAGCAGCTTTAGCTAAGATTTTAAAAATAACTCCAATTTTAAAATATGATGGAAGTATTGATAAACAATCAACAGCTAGAACTTTTAAAAAAGCTTTAAAAGAATCTTTAAATTTATTAAAAGAACAAATTCAAGGTTTAAAAACCATAGATATTTCATATTCTAGAACTGATGAAAAAACTTTAGAAATGATTAAAACTATTATTAAAGAAGAACAATTAGAAATAAGACTAGAATCAGAACTAACAAATGTAATAGCATCACATACTGGAACTGATACTATTGCGTTAGTAGCTTGAAAAAAATAGAGGTGATATTATGAAATTTGGTATATTAGTTGATAGTGCTGCTATTTATGATCCCATTGAATTTAAAGGTACAATTATTGATGTAATCCCACTTCATATTGTTTTTCCAAATAATGATGAATATTTAGACATCAATAGCATTGTAAATCAAGAAAAAATTTTAGAAAAAGTTTCAGAAGGAATTAATATAAAAACTAGTCAGGCAAGTCCTGGTGAATTAGAACAAAAATATGATGAATTATTAGAAAAATATGATCATATTATTCATATCCCAATTACTAATAACTTATCTTCTATGTTACAAACAGCTACTTTAGTTAGTCAAGATGAAAAATACAAAAATAAAGTAACAGTTTATCAAAACAATGATTTAGCCGCTCAAGCTATTGCTTATACTGCTTTAAGTCTTGCAAAAGCTATTAAAAGTAATAAAGTTAAAACTGTAGAACAAGCTATTAAATTTATAGATAACTTTAAAGAAAAAGTTTTAATAGCTATAATTCCAGGAGATCTAAAAAAATTATCAAGTGGTGGTAGAGCTAAAGGAGTTATTACAACTGTTTTAAATCTTTTAAAAACTAAATTACTAATCGTTTGAGCAAAAGAACCTAAAAAAGAAGCCATTGGAAGAACTTACAATAGTCTTATTGAAAAATTGATTAAAAATCTTTCTAACAAGTTTAAAAAAAATAAATATAAATTATATTTTTTATCAACTCCACTAACATCAAGCAAAACTGTTGAAATTGTTAAGCAAATTCTTAGTGATGAAAAAGTAAAATTTATTCATGGATATGTGCCAAATATTTACACTATTCATGCAGGAATTGAAACTATAGGTTTTGTTGCAATTGAAGAATAAAAAAACTGGAATTTCCAGTTTTTTTTTATTTCTTATGGCAGGAGAGAAAGGAATCGAACCCTCAACGCTCGGTTTTGGAGACCGACGTTCTACCATTGAACTACTCTCCTATAAAAAAATCACACAAAGTGTGATTTGCTTTCAAAATGGCAGGGGCAACAAGACTCGAACTCGTGACACTCGGTTTTGAAGACCGATGTTCTACCTACTGAACTATGCCCCTATAAAACTCACCTATAATTATAAAGTCAATTAATGAGTTTTTCAAGGCAAATGCGTATCATTAGCTAACTTACCTACTTATTTATTTCTTTATTTGAACACTTTAAACAATACCCATGACCTTCGATTTTGAAATGAGTTAATTTAATATTATATTTTTCACATAAATCTAATAATTCTAAAAAGTGATAATTTTTTATGTTCTTATCATCTAAGTGAATTACTTTTAAACATTCATCACACTTTAAATGAACAGATTTATCAGCTGCTATTTCATAAGAAATATCTTTTCCATTAAAAGTATTAGCAAAAACGATATGTTCTTTTAATAATAAATCAATGGTATTATAAACACTCATTACATTAATATTGTTAATTTCAGATTCTAAATTATTAATAATTTCTTGAATAGTTAAATGATCAGAAATAATTAACATTTTAATTACAATATTTCTTATATCAGTTAATCTAATTTTTTTAAATTTTAACTTTTCAACTATTTGATTGTATTTCTGTTGTTGAGTTTTAGATAAAACAATCATTTTATTTTAATTCCTCTATTACTTTTAACAAATCATCAATAGTACGCAAACTTAGTAGTTGATCATCACTAATTCTAATATCTAGTTTTTCTTCTAATGTAACTACCATATCCATTAAATCTAAAGAATCTAAGCCTAGAGATTTAAATTCACTATCTTTAGTAAGATTACCTTTAGCGCCTCTGCTTTTTAACTCTTTAATAATTTGATTATAAATAGTCATTATTTCACCTAAGCTTTCTTCTATTTATTATTATATACAATTTTATATGACCATTTATAGTTTTGATAAGCAACACTAACACTAGTATTATCGTGTTGAAAAATGATTAGTTCATCTAGTGTTAAAAGGTCTTTATTTTGCTTTTTTAACTCTTTTAAAAAGATAGTTTTAAATTGAGTAATATTTAATTTGTTATCTGGTGTTAGTAATTTATTTAAATATTTTTTACTATCAATTACAGGTTTATTAATTTTTACAGATTGTTTTAGTAAATTATTTTTATCTAATGAAAAAATATTTGAAAAATAAATTGAAGCTATTGTTGATAAAATACAAGAAGCTATTAAAGCAAACATAATAAAAAGTTTAATATTTTTACTTCACTTCATATTTATTTAAATCACTTTCTAAATTAGGATTAATTTCTAATGATTGAAAAAACTCTTTTGATAAAAGATATTTAAAAATTATTGGATTTATAAAATTACAATCATTACAATCTATAAATTTAATACTATTAACTTTAGTTTGAAAATTTAATAAATCATTAAAAATCTTTAAATCATAATATAATGTGTTTTCAACTAATCCATTAAAAATAAAACCTTTTTCATTAGAATTATTTATAACAATTTGGTCTTTAATTATTGAATTATTATTAAAATAAATGCCATCATCTTTTATTTGTGCTTTAGGTAAATCTTTATAAAATTTATTAGCTTTTAAATAGTCATTAACTTGTAATTTATTTATCTGAATAAAATTATTAGCTTTTAAATTTAAAAGGTTATTAATTAAATAGTTTATTTCTCAATTTCTATCAAAATCTTTATGTAAACTAACTTTGAAATTATGATCAAAATCCATAATTTTTTGATATTTCTGATTGATTGTAAATTCTAGTGGTTTGCAATTTAATTCATAAGTTAAAAGATTATATAAAGTATTAGTTCTATTTTGTTCAAAGTTTTTATAATAAGTAACTAGATTGTTTAAATAACTATTTTTAGTTTTAATAGCCTTGTTGTTTAATAAAATAATATTACTAAATTCTTCGTTTAAATTATTTGCTTTAAATTTAGCATTAAAAATTAATTCTAATTTATTATCATTAAATAAATTAGTAGGTAAATTTATTAAAATAAGCTGTTTTTCATTATTGTTACTAATTTTATAATCAATAGGTTCTTTTGTATTACTAAATAAATTAACTAGTTTATTTTCATTTTTATAACTAATAGAATAAACAAAATCACTTAAATAGCTTGAAAGTTTTTCTTGATTAAAATAGCGCAAATTTTTAGAAACTATTAAATAAAGTTTATAAAATTCTTTTTTATCTTCTTGATACTTTTGTTTTGAAAAAATTACATCAACTAAATATTTAGGTTTTTGTGTTGCTCTAGTGTTTTTAACTTCTATTTCTTTAAACTCAACATTCATGATTACACCTCATATAAGTATTAGAAAAAAAATAGAAAATATTTATCATTCATTAGTAAAAATAAAAAACAACACCTAAGTGTTGTTTGTTGTTTTCAAAATGGGGCGTAGAACGGGGATCGAACCCGCGTATGTCAGAGCCACAACCTGATGTGTTAACCACTTCACCACCTACGCCATTAACTATTTTATTATCTAAAATTTATCACCTAAAGTCAATATAATTAAACTTTTTAATCTAAAAAAGTAGTTAAACTTAACTACTTTTAATTATTGTATTTAAATAATTTATTAAAATTATTTTTATTTAACAAATTTAGTTCCACTTAAATTTTGTAAAACTTTTTCAGCTTGTTCTAATGAACCAATATAAGCTGGTTTACCGTTTGTCTTTTTAACAAATGACATTACAGCTTGAATTTTTGGAAGCATTGAACCTGATGCAAATTGATTTTGATCAATATATTCTTGAGCTTTATCTAAAGTTAGCTGATCTAAAGCTTGTTCATTTTCTTTTTTATAATTAATCATCACTTTATCAACAGCTGTTAAAATAATCAAACTTTCTGCACCAATAATTTCAGCTATTTTTGCAGCGGCAAAATCTTTGTCAATAACAGCAGCAATTCCTACTAATTTATCATTTTCTTGATAAACTGGAATTCCACCACCACCTCCAGCAATAACAATAAATGAATTATTTACTAATTGTAAAACTGCTTGTTTTTCAACAATATCAATAGGTTTTGGTGAGGCAATTACTCTTCTTCAACCACGACCTGCATCTTCAGCAACATTTCAATTATTTTCTTTAGCCATTTTTTTAGCTTCATCTTCACTCATAAAAGAACCAATTGGTTTAGTTGGTTTTAAAAATGCTGGATCATTTTTATCAACTAGAGTTTGAGTAACAATTGTAGCTGTTTGTTTATCTATTTTTCTTAGTTTTAACTCATTATCAATAGCTTGTTGTAAGTGATATCCAATATAACCTTGACTCATAGACCCACATTCAGGAAAATCTAAAATTGGAGATTTTGATTCATTTTTATTAGCAATATCAAAAGCATTATTAATCATTCCAACTTGAGGACCATTACCATGAACAATTACAATATCATTTCCCTGTTGAATAAAATCAACTAATGACTTAGCTGTTTTTTTAACAATTTCTAATTGTTCGCTTGGTGAATTACCTAAAGCATTTCCACCAATTGCAATTACAATTTTTGACATTTTAACTTCTCCTTTCTCTAAAAATTTTTTTTATTTTTTAAAAAATAACCACTCATTATAAAATGTTTTTATTTTAATGAGTGGTAGTTTATTAATAAAATTTGTATATAAGATAGTTTTATTTAGTTGTTGGTTGTTGTTGAGTAATACAGTGAATATTACCACCACCTAATAGAATTTCACGAGCCATTACAGTTTCAATTTTATGATTTGGATAAACTGATTGAAGTGTTTTAACTGCTAAATCATCATATTTATCACCAAAAATAGGTAGAATAATAGCATTATTTGCAATATAGAAATTAGCATAGCTTGCTGGCATTCTTTGTTCTGGTTCTCTTGACATAGTATCACAAACATCTATACCTTCTGCTTCTTCTTTTGTAATAAATAATGGTCCTGGTTGGTGTAATTTAGTTACTTTAATTTTACGACCTTTAGCATCTAAAGTATTTGTTAAAATATCATAAGCCAATTTAGAACGTTCATATTGAGGGTCAGTTGTATCATCTGTTCAAGTTAAAACAACATGACCTGGACTAACAACATGTAACAAGTTGTCAACATGTCCATTAGTTTCATCATTATAAACTCCTAGTGGTAATCAAATTACTTTTTCAACACCACAATATTCTTTTAGGTTTTCTTCAATTTGTTCTTTACTTAAATCTGGATTACGGTTTTCATTTAATAAACATTCTTCAGTTGTATATAATGTTCCATCTCCATCAGTATGAATACTTCCACCTTCTAAAACAAAATCAGTTCTATAATAATCTATATTAGAAATTTCACAAACTTTTCTAGCGATAGCATCATCTTTATCTCAAGGAAAATATAATCCGCCTTTAAATCCTCCTCAAGCATTAAAGACTCAGTCAACACCACGAATTTCACCATCTTTATTTTTAACAATAGTTGGTCCTACATCTCTCATTCAAGAATCATCATTTGAACATTCAATTACTCTAACATTTTGATCTAAAAGGTTGCGAGCATTTTCAAACTGTTGATGAGAAACTAGCATTGTTACTTTTTCATATTTTGCAATAGCATTAGCTACATTTGCAAAGACACGTTGAGCTGGTTTTGCACCAAGTCTTCAATTATCAGAACGTTCTGGTCAAATCATTCAACATTGATCATGTTTTTCTCATTCACCTGGCATTCAAAAACCATCTTTTTTAGGAGTTGAATTCATTTTTTTGCTCATATTAATTTATTCTCCTTTGACTAAGTTTTTTTTATTTTTATAACTAGATCATCATATTAATAGTTCACCAATACCAATGCAAATCACAGTTCCAATTAAAGCAAATAATACATATCCACCACCTGAATTTAATTCTCAAGTTTTTACTCCAACCATAATTTCACCAAATAAGAATAAGATTATACTTAAACATAAAATTATCATAGGAGTAATTACAACAACTCATTGGAATCACTTAGGTCCTGGAATTTTAAATGGTCTTTTTAGATCTGGATATTTGTATCTAATAATGATAAAACTTGGAAATATTAATAAGTAAGGTAACAAGAATATAATTGATGAAAATGCATATAATTGTCAAAAGATTTCAGAAATTTCTCCACTTGGAGATAATAGACCTGCAATAATTAATAACACTGTACATACACTTCCAGTAATAATAGTTGCTCATAATGGAGAGTCATTTTTTAAAACTGTACCAAAGATTTTTGGAAATTCTCCATCACTTGCTGCTTCTTGAATTGCTTTATTAGCACCTGTACTTCAAGTAATCATATTTCCAAAAAAAGTAAATAGTAAAAATACACCTAAAATTTTAGTTAGCCATTGTGGAAAGACTTTTTCAATTGTTTGAATAATACCATTAGAAACATCTAAAGTTTTAACATCTAATATTACATTAACTGCAATAGTTCCAATGATATAAGAAATTACAATTGTCACTCCAGCTAAAATAGTTGATAATGGAATGTCGCGTTTAGGGTTTTTCATTTCGCTTGCAGTATTTGAACCTAATTCAAAACCAGAAAGATTATAAATAATTACTGGTAAAAATATAACACCTTTGCTAAATGATGGAAGAATACCATATTCAGCATCATCTATTTTTGTAGATACTACATTTCCTTGAGCTAATCAAGTAATTGCTGCTGCAATTAAACCAATAGTTACAACAAGTTTTGAAATAGAAGAAAAGTTAGGTAATCACTTAGTATATTTAAAATTTAATAATCCAACTAAAACAGTTACTCAAGTTATACCAATAGCTATACCTATTTGAGTTCATAATGATAATGGAGCACTTGGAAAAAAGATTTTTGATAATGTTGATGAGAATGCAATATAAACTGAAGACATTCATAAACCAACATTTAATCAATAAAATCAATTGCTTCTAGCTGCTCACTTGTTACCACAAGCATTTTTAACTCATGTATAAATTCCACCATTATCACTATATGCTGCACCTAATTCAGCTGTAATTAATCCATAAGGTAAAAAGTATAAGAAAGCTAATAAAATTCAATAAATTATTGATTGTCAACCAATTGCTGCTGCTGAAGCAAATGAATCTAAGACAAAAACTGCACTAAATGTAAAAGCAATTATGTCAAACAGTCTTAGACCTTTTTTTGTTTTAGACATATTTAAAAATTATTTTTTATTTTATTTTTTGTTTTTTGTTTCAGCATAATCATTATTATATGTGTAGCGTTGTTTTCATGAACGATCTTGATGTTCCATAAAAGCTTCAACTTTACCTCTATAATAATCTTTAACAGCATTTGATGATTTATCAATTTGTGGGTATAAATAGTAAACTAACAGACCCATTTGAGCTGTTAATCTGTTTTCTGCTTGTTCAAAAGCAATTGATTGATCTGAATCTATTACTTCATCATAAACTTCTACATTTCTTGAAGCAGGTAAACAGTGCATAAATAATGCTTGTTGTCCTGCTTTTTTCATTAGTTCAGGAGTAACTTGATAAGTTGGTTTAAAGGCTTTTACTCTTTCTTCAGCTTCATCTTCTTGATCTACTCATCATCATAAGTCAGTATAAACAATATCAGCATCTTTAACTTGTTCTAAATCATCAGTTACTAATACAGATCCACTATTAGCTTGTTTGATATTTTCATTAGCAATATCAACTCATTCTTGTGGACTTTGGTATCTTTTTGGTGAAATATGTACAAAATTCATACCTAGCTTTGTAGTAATATGCATTGTTGATGAACACACATTAGTTCTATCTCCAATAAAGACAACTTTAATATCTTCAAATTTAATGTCTTCATATTCCAAGTTTTTAGTTGCTGGCATATATTCTAACATTGTAAATACATCACAAATTGCTTGAGTTGGATGATTATAATCTGTTAGACCATTTAAAACTGGAACATCAGCATATTTTGCTAAGTTTAAAACTGTTTCATGTTTTAAAGCTCTACACATAATTCCATCACACATATGTGATAAAACTTTAGTTGTGTCATATAAACTTTCACGAACTCCAAGATGTAATTCACCTGGTTTTAAATATTGAGCATGACCTCCTAAAAGTGTCATAGCTGCTTCAAATGAAACACGAGTTCTAGTTGAAGGTTCTTCAAATATCATGGCTAGAGTTTTGTTTTTTAACAATTCAGGTACTGCGCCACAATAACGAGCTTCTTTTAACATTTTCATTAATCGAAATATTTCAAAAATTTCTTTTTTACTCAAATCTTGAGTATCTATAAAATGTCTAACTTTGTTCATATAAAAATTCCTTTCTTATTATTTATTTTAGCACTATTGTTTTTTTTTTTTTTTTTTAAATTACAAAAGACTTAAGTCCTTTTAAAAACTACTTAAAAAATAAGCTTGATTTATATTAAAATTTTAATATTTTATAAATTATTAATTGCTATTTTGATTAATCTTTTAAGATTTAAGTCTTTTTATAATTAAATTTATCTTTATAATTAACCTATAGTAAAAGGAAGAGTATGCAAGAAAAAATTATAGAAATTAAAAATTTAACTAAACAATATAATAATGGTTATGGAATTTTTGATATTAACTTAGAAGTTAATAAAAGTGAAATCTATGGTTATTTAGGGCCAAATGGAGCAGGTAAATCTACAACAATTAGACACTTAATGGGATATATTAAACAAAGCAAAGGTAAAGCCTTAATTTTTAATAAAGATTGTTGAAAACAATCTCATAAGATTCAACCAAGTGTTGGTTATTTACCTGGAGAAATCAATTTTCCAGAACAAGAAAATGGTTTAAGCTATATTAAATTTATTTATAAATTAAGAAAGCAAAATAATTGAGATTATGTTGAAAGACTAATTAAGTATTGAGAATTTAATCCAAATATTAAAATAAAAAAAATGTCTAAAGGAATGAAACAAAAACTAGGTTTAGTTTTATGTTTAATGCACCAGCCAAAAGTTTTAATTTTAGATGAACCAACAACCGGACTAGATCCTTTAATTAAGAACAAGTTTATTCAATTAATTTTAAAATTAAAACAAAATAACACTACTATTTTTCTAAGCTCTCATGTTTTTGAAGAAGTTGAAAAATTATGTAATAAAGTAGCAATAATTAAAGGTGGTAAAATTATTAACAAACTAGATTTAGACAAAATTAAAAATACTAATGATAGAGAATATAGAATTACTTTTAAAGATCAAAATATTTATAGAGATGAATTTTTAATAAGTGCAACTGGTTTACTAGCAACTTATAAAGTTCCTATTAATAAAGTAAATTACTTTTTTAATCAATTGAAATCATATGAAATTAATCTACTTGAAGAAGTTCCTTTTTCATTAGAAAACTATTTTTTAAAATTTTATA
Encoded here:
- the arcC gene encoding carbamate kinase — translated: MSKIVIAIGGNALGNSPSEQLEIVKKTAKSLVDFIQQGNDIVIVHGNGPQVGMINNAFDIANKNESKSPILDFPECGSMSQGYIGYHLQQAIDNELKLRKIDKQTATIVTQTLVDKNDPAFLKPTKPIGSFMSEDEAKKMAKENNWNVAEDAGRGWRRVIASPKPIDIVEKQAVLQLVNNSFIVIAGGGGGIPVYQENDKLVGIAAVIDKDFAAAKIAEIIGAESLIILTAVDKVMINYKKENEQALDQLTLDKAQEYIDQNQFASGSMLPKIQAVMSFVKKTNGKPAYIGSLEQAEKVLQNLSGTKFVK
- a CDS encoding DegV family protein translates to MKFGILVDSAAIYDPIEFKGTIIDVIPLHIVFPNNDEYLDINSIVNQEKILEKVSEGINIKTSQASPGELEQKYDELLEKYDHIIHIPITNNLSSMLQTATLVSQDEKYKNKVTVYQNNDLAAQAIAYTALSLAKAIKSNKVKTVEQAIKFIDNFKEKVLIAIIPGDLKKLSSGGRAKGVITTVLNLLKTKLLIVWAKEPKKEAIGRTYNSLIEKLIKNLSNKFKKNKYKLYFLSTPLTSSKTVEIVKQILSDEKVKFIHGYVPNIYTIHAGIETIGFVAIEE
- a CDS encoding APC family permease, encoding MSKTKKGLRLFDIIAFTFSAVFVLDSFASAAAIGWQSIIYWILLAFLYFLPYGLITAELGAAYSDNGGIYTWVKNACGNKWAARSNWFYWLNVGLWMSSVYIAFSSTLSKIFFPSAPLSLWTQIGIAIGITWVTVLVGLLNFKYTKWLPNFSSISKLVVTIGLIAAAITWLAQGNVVSTKIDDAEYGILPSFSKGVIFLPVIIYNLSGFELGSNTASEMKNPKRDIPLSTILAGVTIVISYIIGTIAVNVILDVKTLDVSNGIIQTIEKVFPQWLTKILGVFLLFTFFGNMITWSTGANKAIQEAASDGEFPKIFGTVLKNDSPLWATIITGSVCTVLLIIAGLLSPSGEISEIFWQLYAFSSIIFLLPYLLIFPSFIIIRYKYPDLKRPFKIPGPKWFQWVVVITPMIILCLSIILFLFGEIMVGVKTWELNSGGGYVLFALIGTVICIGIGELLIWWSSYKNKKNLVKGE
- a CDS encoding acyl carrier protein, coding for MTIYNQIIKELKSRGAKGNLTKDSEFKSLGLDSLDLMDMVVTLEEKLDIRISDDQLLSLRTIDDLLKVIEELK
- the ytpR gene encoding YtpR family tRNA-binding protein: MNNIKFGIFYSKQFNSLLVSFYNKKVTSTQQINNITILKNNDQIIGVNIFNVDQNLDLKSGFCSEDPKVVNYVIQTLKDIISINQEQQFLIGRIIDCEPIEGTHLNICQVDIKNEILQIICGASNVRKKMISVVATLNSWLPNGTQIVQSKIRGVDSFGMLCSYKELNIENDQQGIIDLGSEYNNKIGESFWKEYYAKQDQV
- a CDS encoding ABC transporter ATP-binding protein — encoded protein: MQEKIIEIKNLTKQYNNGYGIFDINLEVNKSEIYGYLGPNGAGKSTTIRHLMGYIKQSKGKALIFNKDCWKQSHKIQPSVGYLPGEINFPEQENGLSYIKFIYKLRKQNNWDYVERLIKYWEFNPNIKIKKMSKGMKQKLGLVLCLMHQPKVLILDEPTTGLDPLIKNKFIQLILKLKQNNTTIFLSSHVFEEVEKLCNKVAIIKGGKIINKLDLDKIKNTNDREYRITFKDQNIYRDEFLISATGLLATYKVPINKVNYFFNQLKSYEINLLEEVPFSLENYFLKFYKKEGETN
- a CDS encoding Fur family transcriptional regulator, with the protein product MIVLSKTQQQKYNQIVEKLKFKKIRLTDIRNIVIKMLIISDHLTIQEIINNLESEINNINVMSVYNTIDLLLKEHIVFANTFNGKDISYEIAADKSVHLKCDECLKVIHLDDKNIKNYHFLELLDLCEKYNIKLTHFKIEGHGYCLKCSNKEINK
- the aguA gene encoding agmatine deiminase — translated: MSKKMNSTPKKDGFWMPGEWEKHDQCWMIWPERSDNWRLGAKPAQRVFANVANAIAKYEKVTMLVSHQQFENARNLLDQNVRVIECSNDDSWMRDVGPTIVKNKDGEIRGVDWVFNAWGGFKGGLYFPWDKDDAIARKVCEISNIDYYRTDFVLEGGSIHTDGDGTLYTTEECLLNENRNPDLSKEQIEENLKEYCGVEKVIWLPLGVYNDETNGHVDNLLHVVSPGHVVLTWTDDTTDPQYERSKLAYDILTNTLDAKGRKIKVTKLHQPGPLFITKEEAEGIDVCDTMSREPEQRMPASYANFYIANNAIILPIFGDKYDDLAVKTLQSVYPNHKIETVMAREILLGGGNIHCITQQQPTTK
- a CDS encoding DegV family protein, whose amino-acid sequence is MVNIKIAVLTDSSFDGKVSDYQDLYVIPLMIVTQDNQTYYDDENLSKDKFYNLLNTQVLKTSQTTPGDMLKMWDELLTKYDQVVFLPISKGLSGQYNTFKMLQQTEEKYENKVFVCDTSAVSVVMQEVVNKVFMWIKENKTGQEISELVEKLADDFLTYIIPKNLDTLKQGGRISPAAAALAKILKITPILKYDGSIDKQSTARTFKKALKESLNLLKEQIQGLKTIDISYSRTDEKTLEMIKTIIKEEQLEIRLESELTNVIASHTGTDTIALVAWKK
- the ptcA gene encoding putrescine carbamoyltransferase, encoding MNKVRHFIDTQDLSKKEIFEIFRLMKMLKEARYCGAVPELLKNKTLAMIFEEPSTRTRVSFEAAMTLLGGHAQYLKPGELHLGVRESLYDTTKVLSHMCDGIMCRALKHETVLNLAKYADVPVLNGLTDYNHPTQAICDVFTMLEYMPATKNLEYEDIKFEDIKVVFIGDRTNVCSSTMHITTKLGMNFVHISPKRYQSPQEWVDIANENIKQANSGSVLVTDDLEQVKDADIVYTDLWWWVDQEDEAEERVKAFKPTYQVTPELMKKAGQQALFMHCLPASRNVEVYDEVIDSDQSIAFEQAENRLTAQMGLLVYYLYPQIDKSSNAVKDYYRGKVEAFMEHQDRSWKQRYTYNNDYAETKNKK